One Longimicrobiales bacterium DNA window includes the following coding sequences:
- a CDS encoding M20/M25/M40 family metallo-hydrolase — MAKAPTFENALQFASDLIATPGLSGQEGDVAQRLQQEMEALGLEDIRVDAAGNVIGVARGRGDAPAAMLNCHLDVVAEGDHSEWEVPPFSGAVQDGFLHGRGAMDIKGPLALQTYAAASMIGEAPGDVIVAHTVFEERGGLGMKYLLESGDVEPAIVIIGEATQGDVCIGHRGRAELEVVLSGEAGHASVPDRAANALDLLGDALAAVHDLAEAQGSDEVLGASSLVTTMVNVLPETRNVIPDQVVMAIDWRILPTDSDESLVARVRAAVEQRIPELPSGLSFEVRMATEHQVTYTGLVADRNLFTPGFLMDPEHPVVQAAAGAVGRRGAEGDAKVRPWQFATDGGWSCGVNGIPTIGFAPGEERFAHTNRERLNVEAAAWGFERYPHLIRAVQLAAR; from the coding sequence ATGGCCAAAGCACCGACCTTCGAGAATGCACTCCAATTTGCTTCAGACCTGATCGCCACGCCGGGATTATCGGGCCAGGAGGGCGATGTAGCCCAACGTCTCCAGCAAGAGATGGAAGCTCTCGGACTGGAAGACATCCGTGTGGACGCGGCAGGAAATGTCATTGGTGTCGCGCGCGGGCGTGGTGATGCCCCTGCGGCCATGCTCAACTGCCACCTCGATGTGGTAGCGGAGGGTGATCATTCAGAATGGGAGGTGCCGCCCTTCAGCGGAGCGGTCCAAGACGGCTTTCTCCACGGGCGGGGCGCCATGGACATCAAAGGTCCTCTCGCGCTTCAGACGTATGCGGCCGCATCCATGATCGGTGAAGCTCCCGGAGATGTGATCGTCGCACATACGGTGTTCGAGGAACGAGGTGGCCTGGGCATGAAATACCTGCTCGAGTCGGGCGATGTTGAGCCGGCCATCGTGATCATCGGTGAAGCGACGCAGGGAGACGTTTGCATCGGGCATCGAGGGAGGGCGGAGTTGGAGGTCGTGCTCAGCGGTGAAGCGGGCCACGCGAGCGTCCCCGATCGTGCGGCGAATGCTCTCGATCTGCTGGGCGATGCCCTGGCCGCCGTGCATGACTTGGCGGAGGCGCAGGGGTCCGATGAAGTCCTAGGTGCGTCGAGTCTCGTTACAACGATGGTCAACGTGCTACCTGAGACCCGCAACGTGATCCCGGACCAGGTGGTGATGGCCATCGATTGGCGAATTCTGCCAACTGATTCGGACGAGTCGCTGGTTGCCAGAGTCCGTGCGGCGGTTGAACAGCGGATCCCGGAGCTCCCCAGCGGACTGTCCTTTGAGGTCAGGATGGCGACGGAGCATCAGGTCACGTACACCGGACTCGTCGCGGACCGCAATCTGTTCACGCCGGGGTTCCTTATGGACCCTGAGCACCCAGTGGTGCAAGCCGCAGCTGGGGCTGTTGGCCGAAGAGGAGCGGAAGGCGATGCCAAAGTCCGCCCGTGGCAGTTCGCGACCGACGGCGGTTGGTCATGCGGCGTGAACGGCATCCCCACGATCGGCTTCGCGCCGGGTGAGGAGCGTTTCGCCCACACCAATCGCGAGCGGTTGAACGTCGAGGCGGCCGCGTGGGGCTTTGAGCGGTATCCGCACTTGATTCGGGCTGTGCAGTTGGCGGCTAGGTAG